The following DNA comes from Hahella chejuensis KCTC 2396.
CGGCATTTATTTTAGGGAAGAGAGCTATGCCCAGCAATGTTAATCAAAAATTGAAAGGGAAGGTTGAAAATCTAGGAGTGACACTAGGTTGTGCAGATGAAGATATATACGGAACTTCTATGAAGTTTGGAAATTGTGCGGAATTTAATGCAGCTAACCAACTGCTAAACGGAGGGGCGAAAGCTAAAAGGATCCGTTGGAAATTGGCTTATTAAATAAATGATAGAACTGGGACTTATACCAGAAGAGGCGGGGTAAAGCCGTATTGCCAAAATTGCGTTGGTATGTTTAATCTTAAGAATGTAAAGTGATTTTGATAAAAATGAAAGATGTGCATTTTTATAAAGACGTCATAGACGGAAAAAAGACAGTACCTCTGAAATTAATAGATGTTGGCCTGGATATAGAGACTGAAGACAGGGTATTGAATTATGCTTTTGAAAAGTTCGCTGAGGTCGCTTCCGATAATGATGCAAAGCTTCTTGATGAATATTTAAAAGGTGACATCTATGTTTATAGTATTTAAAAGTTTTTGGCCATAAGAACTATAGGAGAAATAGGCGGTGATGATTACGAGAATAAAATGAAAGATTTCTTTTATTCGGAAAATAAGGTCTTATCATCGATTGCTTTAAGCTCCTTGTGTGAGATGTATTCACGTAACGTATTAAGCGGGAGTATGAGAGTTGATTTCCAACAAACGATGCTCTCCTTAATTCATAATGACAAGTCTGCTTCTGAAGATGTTATAGAGTGTTATTTGGCATTAAAGCGAGGAGGATATGAGGACTTTGATGAGGTATTTTCTAACTTAAAAGAGAAAAATCCTGAGGCAGCTTACCTTGTGGAGAAATGGAGTTAAGAATGCTGTCTCATGCAGAACGAACAGGCTCTGAGTTACGAGGGGGCGAGGCGCTTGTGTTGCGACACATGGCTGTCTAACTTTGCCGGGGCAGAAGGACAATAAGCTTGTTCTCATTCTGACGCGTCAAACCACGACGGATGCGGTGGACAACGTCATCGCCGTCTACCGTTACACCCTGCACAGCACGGGGAGACGGGAGCAAATCGAAGAGCCGCACAACGGCCGGGTGTCGACCTATACCTACGACGCCCTGTATCGCATGACGCATGACGCGATCAGCGATCCAGTTAATGGCGACTACAGCGCGGAATACCGCTTCGACAAAGTCGGCAATCGCACCTACAGCATCATCAACGGTGTCCACACCGCCTACAGCTATGACGACAATGACCGCCTGACGCAACAGGGCTGCGTCACCTACAGGTATGACGCCAACGGCAATACGCTGACGGAAACCGAAGACGGTCTGGTCACCGCTCGTTACACCTACAGCGCGAAGAACAAACTCCTCGCGGTAACAAAAGCGGGCGAGACCACCAGCTTCGGTTATAACCCGGACGGTATTCGCACTCGGAAAGCGGGAAGCGGCGCAACCACCGACTTTATCGTCGACCAGAACCGCGACTACGCCCAGGTGCTGCAAGAAGTCGTCAACGGCGCCAAACAGGTCAGCTATGTGTACGGCGACGACCTGCTAAGCCAAGGTCGATTTGTCAACCTTTAACTTTGATAAGATGTTGGAAGAATATGGCTATGGCATATCAATTTCAGATTAGCTAAGGAACCTCTGAAAAACATTGGCGAGGCCACCAATACAAGGAAAAAGTCGGCGAAAAAGCTCAGTTTATCGTGAATAAATGAGCATCTTGAGCCGATTTTTTGGCGCAGCAGGGAGTTATTCTAAGGCTACCTAAGTTGGAAATAAGTCATGAAAGTCGGTAAGTATGAGCTACCAAAAGAAATTGACTCTTTGATTGAGTCTGGAATATGGCCATTGACTGATGATCAAGAGTTTGCTCAGCATGAAAAAATGCTAATAGAGAAAAGTATGCTGTCGAGAGTGGTCATTGATGAGGCAAAGATTTATTTCTATAAACCTCCATTCCTAAATGCAAAAAAAAGGATTGAGTATGGAGATGATATAGTTTTATCTAAGTTTGACAGCAACGAAAATATTGACCCAGAGAAGCTAATTATACTTGGTGATTTCGGTGCTGGTAGTGACTCTTTTTGGGGGGTGTATTATAAAGATGAGCTGTCTGCACCCATTGTGATTAAAGAAAAATGGAATGAGAATGGAAAACGGCTGGGATGGGTGGAACTATTTTCTAATTTTTCCGAGCTTTGTGAATTGTTAGAAAAATGATTTCTCACGATGTATGCAGGTTAAGGAGCTCTGGGTCGGTGAGTATTCAAAAATTCTATGATGTGCACATAACGAACTCACTAACCCTTTCGTATTTGGCTTGGCCTTGACCCAAACCACCAAGTGACGGCCGTCGTTGTCAGAAATAACATCTGCGCGATGGCCTCTTTGTACAGCAATGTCATCAACTTAAGACATTTTCCTTTAAATATCATATAATTACAACTCATTTATTAACATGGAAAATGCATTTTGAATCGTAGACCCATCCCTCCCGTTGACACCAGCAGCCAGATCATGATTGAAAATTGCACACAAAATAACCAACCTGCTTGACTGCCCTGAATTCATCTCCGCCCACCGCGTCCTGCCTCACCACTTCACTCGCAAACGCCATCTCACCTTCAAAAATCTCGTACTGTTTCTGCTCAACCAACCCAACAGCGCTCTGCAAACCGAGTTGGATCAGTTCTTCCGGGTCTTGACTGACGCCGCCCTGGAAACCCAGGTCGTCACGGCTCAGGCTTTCAGCAAAGCCCGCAAAAAACTCAAACCCTCCGCCCTGCAAGCCTTGAACGAAGTATTACAGGCCCAGATTGATCTCTGCCGGCAACGCCAGACCTGGCAGGGGATGCGCCTACTCGCCATCGATGGCTCCACCGTCCACTTACCCCTGGAAGATGCTTTGGCCCGGCATTTCGGGGCCCATAGCGGTTTTCCCGTGGCCCGGTTGTCCGTGCTACTGGACATCGCTGACAACCAGGCTTTGCACAACCTGATAGTGACCCCGGATATCGACGAGCGGGGCTGTGCCGCCATGCACCTGGAGCACGCCCCTGACAACAGCCTCATCCTGTTCGACCGGGGGTATCCGGCGCACTGGCTGTTCGCTGAATGTCAGCGCCGGCAGCAACACTTCCTGATGCGTATGCCCGTCAACTTCAATCCGGAAGTCACGCAATTCCTCCACTCCGACAAGGCCGAGCAGACGATCCATCTGACCTGCCGCAGTTGGAGCACCCGCCAAGCCTGTGAACAGGCCGGCGTCGACCCGCAAACCGTGATTCCGTTACGCCTGATCCGGGTCATCCTGTCAACTGGAGAAGTCGAGGTGCTGGCCACCTCCTTGCTCGACGCCGACAGGTTTCCACTCGCTCTCTTCTCCGATCTCTACCACCGCCGCTGGGGGATCGAATCCGACTACCGACGACTCAAGCAAACCCTGCAACTGGATAACTTCAGCGGTCGCACCGTCACCGCCGTGCTCCAGGACTTTCACGCCCAACAACTGTTGAAGAACCTGGCCATGCTCATGCAGGCCCTGCAACAGCCGCTCATCGAGCAGCAGTGCCGGCGCCGCAAACTGCGCTGGAAGGCTAACTTTGCGGGGGCGCCCAGCCGCAAGGGGTGTCTCGGCTGAAAAATACCCTGGCGGCATGGCTGCTCCGGCCCAGCACGATCATCCTGGAAAACCTGTTCCGCTTGATCCGTAACAGCCTCAGCGCCATCCGTCCTGATCGAAGCTTTCCACGCAAACGACGACGATCAGCCAGCCGAGGTTGTGAAGGTTACAAACCGACTCGCTAACGCCAACTCTCAACTACCCTGAGCAGACTGTGCCTGACACGGGTCGGCTCGCACTCGCCTGCCATCTTGCATTCCGGGGCGCAAACCCGCTTGGATACGATGGGAGCTTGGTCGCTGCCTGACATACTCCCCGGGATTGACCGCAGAAGCCAATCTCGAACCCACTTTTAACCGCCGCCGCTCTTCTTGAACTATGCCTGCGGCCTTAAGTTGATGACATTGACTTGAAGGTTGGTCCTACCTGTTGGTTTCGCTCTCTCTTGGACAATACTCAATTAAGCCGCAAGCAATTCCGGCTGATACTCTTTGCCCTGCTTGAGCAAGGCGTACGCTGTCCGTACGGTTTTATTGACTAAAGCAATGGCGGCCACTTTCTTACCCCGTCTGGCTACCAGCTGACTCAGCCACACCTCTTTTTGGGTTCGGCAGGGACGCCTTTCCAATTGGGTAATGGTCGCTAACGCCCCTTGAAACAGGGCGCTACGTAGCCTGCTGTTACCCGAGACTCGGGAGATCGAGCCGATTCTTTCTTTGCCGCCGCTGCTATTATGTTGCACGGGGGTGAGGCCAACGCAGGCGGCCGCTTCACGGCCATTTTTAAAGTGTCCTGGGTTGCCTAATACGATTTTTAACAGTAAAGCACCTACCGGACCCACTCCTTCCAGAGCCTGCAGGCGTCGGCACTGTTCGTCTTTTTTGATCAGTTCGGCCAGCTTGTGCTCGATGTCGGCGATCTCTTCAACGGTTCTCAAAAAATGCCGCCACATAGTCAAAAGTACCGAGCGAAATGACAATGTCAGATCATTCCCGGCATCTTCTAGTATTTCCGGTACGGCTCAATTTAATGCGCGATCCCCCTGAGCAATGGGGAGCCCAAACTCCAGTAGCAGTCCGCGTAACTGATTACTCAGGCTCACTTTTTGTTTTACCAGCAGGTCGCGCATGCACTCTATTCCTTGCAAACACTGCTCTTGCGCCGAGATCACTCTGCTGGTTTTAATGTGAGGCTGCCTGACCGCAATCGCCAACGCATCATTTGCGTCGGTTTTCTGGCCTTGGCGAAAGGCTTTCACTTGTCGTGCCGAAATGGCTTTGACATAGTGGCCAGCGGCTTCAGCATACCGCCCCCAGTAATGGGTACCGCCACAAGACTCCATGGCGACCATGGACACTTTTTCGCGTATCAGAAATGTCTTCAGGGATGTTCGTGTCATCGCTTTATTAAAAACCACCCGACCATGCTGGTCGGTTTTACAGACTTGAAAGACATTCTTTGCCAGATCAATGGCGATCACGTTAAGCTTCTGCATAGTATGGACTCTCGGGTAAAGGTTTTGTCGCTGATTACCTTATTCCCCTCCGGGGAAGGGAGTCCATACATCTGTTGACGTTTCACATCGGCAGCCATAAATACCCACAAGCCATGGCGACCATACTTTCATAGTTTCTCTTCAACTTGTCATACCGAGACTGTAATTTGTGTATCTGCCTGTCACTAGTACCCTATTGAGGGGTTTAAGGATAGGTAGACAATGAATCGTAAAGAATTAGAGGCATTTGCCCGTGAGGCAGCCAAATCTCTGAAGACAGAAAAGGATCTCAGTGAGTTCCGTCACAATTATGAATGGCTCGTCAAAGTTGTATCGTGCCTAATAGTGTCCCAGATGTGTACCGGGGTATTTAATTTAGTATTGATGTTTGTTTTGTGTAAGTTATTGAATTTTATTGGTTGTATTTTCTGTCTGTTTGAAAAAAAGCCCCTGGGGAAGGGGCTGAGTCTACTCTAGCTCTAAACTAGTGAGGTTTACTCAGTGTGAAATCTTTTCCTTAAACAGGGAGACCTTGTCTCTGAGGTATTTGATTCTGTTTTCAAGGTTGTGCTTGTAGGTTTCGAGTCTTGGTTTGACTTCTTTGTCCACGGCTTTTTCGGCTTGCATCTTGGCGTAGGCGGACATCATGTTTGCGTTCCAGCGTATTCTGCCGCGTACGTCATAGGTGGCTGCGTCGATGTTGCGGGCGAAGTCTTTGAGAGTGTTGTTCTTGGCCCGGATACGGGCGACGACTGCTTTCAGGCTCTTATCTTCGTTATCCAGATCAGCGCCGAGCTGATTTAGAACTTTTTTTCCTTCCTGCTCAACCGTAGTCAGTCCGGATTGCAGTTGGCGTTGCAGTTGGTCCTTTAAAGTGGTTAGCCGTTCCATTTGGCTTTTTGAGTTTTTTGCCGACATCTTCGCGCCTTGAAGTCAGGTTATATGGCTAAATTTGAATCAGATACTAGAAGCAAAAATTAGAATAATCATCCTAATTTGTGAGGCGGTGATCAGAGGGGCTAAGGTGGGGAAGACCGCCGGTTTGAAGCCGGCGGGAGTGGAGTAGAGGATTAGTCGACCCAGGTCAAAATCTGGCGAACCAGTTTTTCTATTCCAGCGGCGGCTTCGGAAATGCGGCTCGCCAGCATATAGGCTGGAGTAGAGACGACCTTGCGTTCTTCGTCCACTACTACGTCGTCCACGGCGCAGTTCACATGCTGCCCGCCCATACTTTCAATTGCGCCTGCGACGTCCCTATTGTCGCCAATGGTGCATTTGACGCCTGCGCCATAAATATGAGGAATCATAGTTGGGGCAATGCAGACATAACCAGCGGGTTTACCCGCTTCAGCGAAGGCCTTAGCGACTCGCTCCACCTGCGGTAGAATTTTCATGTCGACGCCGTCAACAGCGAAGGTGGAGAGGTTTTTCGCTGCGCCGAACCCACCCGGAAAGATCAGGGCGTCAAACTCATCAGGATTGAGTTCAGCAAGTTCTTTGATGTCGCCGCGGGCTAAGCGGGCAGACTCCAGTAATACGTTGCGTGACGCTCCCGGCACAGGCTCTCCGCTAATATGATTCACCACTTGCACCAGATTAATATCCGGGGCGAAGCACTGATATTTTGCATCGTTGCTGTCCAGCGCTAAAAGA
Coding sequences within:
- a CDS encoding Rhs family protein, encoding MPGQKDNKLVLILTRQTTTDAVDNVIAVYRYTLHSTGRREQIEEPHNGRVSTYTYDALYRMTHDAISDPVNGDYSAEYRFDKVGNRTYSIINGVHTAYSYDDNDRLTQQGCVTYRYDANGNTLTETEDGLVTARYTYSAKNKLLAVTKAGETTSFGYNPDGIRTRKAGSGATTDFIVDQNRDYAQVLQEVVNGAKQVSYVYGDDLLSQGRFVNL
- a CDS encoding IS4-like element ISHch2 family transposase gives rise to the protein MKIAHKITNLLDCPEFISAHRVLPHHFTRKRHLTFKNLVLFLLNQPNSALQTELDQFFRVLTDAALETQVVTAQAFSKARKKLKPSALQALNEVLQAQIDLCRQRQTWQGMRLLAIDGSTVHLPLEDALARHFGAHSGFPVARLSVLLDIADNQALHNLIVTPDIDERGCAAMHLEHAPDNSLILFDRGYPAHWLFAECQRRQQHFLMRMPVNFNPEVTQFLHSDKAEQTIHLTCRSWSTRQACEQAGVDPQTVIPLRLIRVILSTGEVEVLATSLLDADRFPLALFSDLYHRRWGIESDYRRLKQTLQLDNFSGRTVTAVLQDFHAQQLLKNLAMLMQALQQPLIEQQCRRRKLRWKANFAGAPSRKGCLG
- a CDS encoding transposase codes for the protein MRTVEEIADIEHKLAELIKKDEQCRRLQALEGVGPVGALLLKIVLGNPGHFKNGREAAACVGLTPVQHNSSGGKERIGSISRVSGNSRLRSALFQGALATITQLERRPCRTQKEVWLSQLVARRGKKVAAIALVNKTVRTAYALLKQGKEYQPELLAA
- a CDS encoding IS110 family transposase, which produces MQKLNVIAIDLAKNVFQVCKTDQHGRVVFNKAMTRTSLKTFLIREKVSMVAMESCGGTHYWGRYAEAAGHYVKAISARQVKAFRQGQKTDANDALAIAVRQPHIKTSRVISAQEQCLQGIECMRDLLVKQKVSLSNQLRGLLLEFGLPIAQGDRALN
- the elbB gene encoding isoprenoid biosynthesis glyoxalase ElbB, with product MANIAVVLSGCGYLDGAEIYESVITLLALDSNDAKYQCFAPDINLVQVVNHISGEPVPGASRNVLLESARLARGDIKELAELNPDEFDALIFPGGFGAAKNLSTFAVDGVDMKILPQVERVAKAFAEAGKPAGYVCIAPTMIPHIYGAGVKCTIGDNRDVAGAIESMGGQHVNCAVDDVVVDEERKVVSTPAYMLASRISEAAAGIEKLVRQILTWVD